One Phaseolus vulgaris cultivar G19833 chromosome 4, P. vulgaris v2.0, whole genome shotgun sequence DNA window includes the following coding sequences:
- the LOC137837583 gene encoding glutaminyl-peptide cyclotransferase-like yields MAASLLLSVIVLFVLSSNSCCALEHEISYANFTIVNVFPHDPQAFTQGLLYYGNDTLFESTGLYGQSSVRKVALLTGKVQNIYKMDDSLFGEGLTLLNNRLYQVTWLQTDGFIHDTENLNQIGTFNHDMNDGWGLATDGKVFFGSDGSSTLYQIDPQTFKAVTKHVIYYKGHQVYNLNELEYINGEVWANVLPTDCIVRISPSDGSILGWILLRNLRKELVETGEINEKDVLNGIAWDGEQKRIFVTGKLWPKLYEIKVSPIKTPIEDGTIEKFCLPEPYYPPEGTEAQ; encoded by the exons ATGGCTGCTTCTCTCCTTCTCTCCGTCATCGTTCTCTTTGTCCTTTCGTCGAACAGTTGCTGCGCGTTGGAACATGAAATTTCCTATGCCAATTTCACCATCGTCAACGTCTTCCCTCACGATCCACAAGCCTTCACCCAG ggCCTTCTTTACTATGGAAATGACACCTTATTTGAGTCAACTGGCCTTTATGGGCAG TCATCTGTTCGTAAAGTTGCTCTTCTAACTGGGAAG gttcaaaatatttataagatgGATGATTCCTTATTTGGGGAAGGTTTAACTCTCCTAAACAATAG GTTGTATCAAGTAACTTGGTTGCAGACAGATGGTTTCATACATGACACTGAAAATTTAAACCAA ATTGGAACATTTAATCATGATATGAATGATGGTTGGGGTCTGGCAACCGATGGAAAAGTGTTTTTTGGAAGTGATGGCAGTTCAACCTTGTATCAAATTGATCCTCAAACATTCAAAG CTGTAACAAAACATGTTATCTACTATAAGGGTCATCAAGTATACAATCTCAATGAATTGGAATACATAAATGGTGAAGTTTGGGCAAATGTTTTACcg aCTGATTGCATTGTAAGAATATCTCCAAGTGATGGCAGTATTCTTGGATGGATTCTCCTCCGAAATTTAAG GAAAGAACTTGTAGAAACTGGGGAGATCAAT GAGAAAGATGTTTTGAATGGGATAGCATGGGATGGTGAGCAGAAGCGTATTTTTG TAACTGGAAAATTGTGGCCGAAGCTATACGAAATCAAGGTTTCTCCTATAAAGACACCAATTGAAGATGGAACCAttgagaaattttgtttgccTGAGCCTTATTATCCACCAGAAGGAACTGAAGCCCAATAG